One window of the Eucalyptus grandis isolate ANBG69807.140 chromosome 6, ASM1654582v1, whole genome shotgun sequence genome contains the following:
- the LOC108954362 gene encoding uncharacterized protein LOC108954362, with product MCNGDGWALISDQQKGLVQSVAELLPNAEHRMCARHIYSNWGQKYKGKQLLKQFWRCVKSNNMSDFEMHRQRLKELTREGHDDLFRIEPKHWCKAFFDTDIKCDVVDNNLSEAFNGRCVEARCKAIVSMLEDIRIMVMNRMHTQRDGCARWTRNYGPRIMRKLHENTSASRYCHLIWNGNEGYEITEGGDKYVVDLNLKTCSCRA from the exons ATGTGTAATGGTGACGGATGGGCGTTGATAAGTGATCAACAAAAg GGTCTTGTCCAATCTGTAGCTGAACTGTTGCCAAATGCAGAGCATAGGATGTGTGCAAGGCACATTTATTCCAACTGGGGTCAAAAATACAAAGGAAAACAGTTGCTGAAGCAATTTTGGAGATGTGTCAAGAGCAATAATATGTCAGATTTCGAGATGCATAGACAGAGGTTGAAGGAACTAACTCGGGAAGGTCATGATGACTTATTCCGTATTGAGCCAAAACATTGGTGCAAAGCCTTCTTTGACACCGATATTAAATGTGATGTCGTTGATAATAATCTGAGTGAAGCGTTCAATGGCAGGTGTGTGGAAGCTAGGTGCAAGGCCATTGTGAGTATGCTGGAGGATATTAGAATCATGGTTATGAATAGAATGCATACTCAAAGGGATGGATGTGCTAGGTGGACTAGAAATTACGGTCCAAGGATTATGCGTAAGTTACATGAGAATACATCTGCTAGTAGGTATTGCCATTTGATATGGAatggaaatgaaggatatgagattaCAGAAGGTGGTGACAAATATGTTgttgatttgaatttaaaaactTGTTCTTGTAGAGCTTGA
- the LOC104456889 gene encoding LOW QUALITY PROTEIN: pyrrolidone-carboxylate peptidase 1 (The sequence of the model RefSeq protein was modified relative to this genomic sequence to represent the inferred CDS: inserted 1 base in 1 codon): protein MGSEGPPAVTIHITGFKKFHGVPENPTETIVSNLREYMNKRGLPKGLTLGSCSILETAGXGAVASLYKTLQSALEENDSELTNSGGVIWVHFGVNSGATKFAIEHQAVNEATFRCPDEMGWKPQKVPIINADGAISQTRETSLPIQEIAKALSKKGFDVMVSDDAGRFVCNYVYYHSLRFAEENGIKSLFVHVPLFFTIDEETQMQFAASLLEALAAFG from the exons ATGGGTTCGGAAGGGCCTCCAGCCGTGACAATTCATATAACCGGTTTTAAGAAGTTCCATGGAGTTCCCGAGAACCCAACCGAGACAATTGTGAGCAATCTAAGAGAATATATGAATAAAAGGGGTTTGCCAAAAGGATTGACTCTTGGAAGTTGCAGCATTCTCGAGACAGCCG CAGGGGCAGTGGCTTCTCTCTATAAGACTTTACAATCGGCCTTAGAGGAAAATGATTCCGAATTAACAAATTCGGGAGGAGTTATCTGG GTACATTTTGGGGTCAATAGTGGTGCCACCAAATTTGCTATTGAGCATCAAGCTGTCAATGAAGCTACTTTTCGCTGTCCGGATGAGATGGGATGGAAGCCTCAG AAAGTCCCCATTATCAATGCAGATGGTGCGATTTCTCAAACACGCGAG ACCTCTCTACCCATTCAGGAGATAGCAAAGGCCTTGTCAAAGAAGGGCTTTGATGTCATGGTTTCTGATGATGCTGGTAGATTTGTGTGCAACTATGTCTATTATCATTCCCTTCGTTTTGCAGAGGAAAATGGGATCAAATCCCTCTTTGTCCATGTGCCTCTCTTCTTCACTATAGATGAGGAGACCCAAATGCAATTTGCTGCCTCCTTGCTGGAGGCCCTTGCTGCTTTTGGTTAG
- the LOC104456891 gene encoding polygalacturonase At1g48100: MTRSLLSLAVLTFLSLFVLLPPTDGRTHSHHTRKKDLPAVSHISVPPSPAPEPANAASPSYSGGDAEPISPFDVRKFGAKGDGVTNDTDAFKMAWDAACDAESATLLVPRGYSFMIQSTIFTGPCKANLVFQIDGTIMPPDGPDSWPQGVSKRQWLVFYRINGMSMQGGGLIDGRGEKWWNLPCKPHKGINGTTMPGPCDSPVAIRFFMSSNLTVRGLRVMNSPQFHFRFDGCRNVLIESLSIKAPSQSPNTDGIHIENSNNVGIYNSMISNGDDCVSIGASTYDVDIRNITCGPSHGISIGSLGVRNSHACVSNITVTDSVIKHSDNGVRIKTWQGGSGAVSHVTFNNIHMDTVRNPIIIDQYYCLAKNCANQTSAVYVSDILYSNIKGTYDARSPPMHFGCSDAIPCTNLTLSDIELLPAQGQFVLNPFCWNAYGIMETLTIPPAMCLVEGMPEKIIQTDVDHC, from the exons ATGACACGCTCGCTACTTTCTCTTGCCGTGCTCACTTTCTTGTCACTCTTCGTGTTGCTTCCTCCAACTGATGGGAGGACTCACAGTCACCACACGAGGAAGAAGGATTTGCCTGCTGTGTCTCATATCTCAGTGCCGCCCTCACCAGCGCCCGAGCCAGCTAATGCTGCTAGCCCCAGTTACAGTGGCGGTGATGCAGAACCCATTTCCCCATTCGATGTGCGAAAATTTGGTGCCAAAGGTGATGGAGTCACCAACGATACAGATGCGTTCAAGATGGCCTGGGATGCAGCTTGCGATGCCGAGTCAGCCACTCTGCTCGTTCCTCGTGGCTATTCCTTTATGATACAATCTACGATTTTCACAGGGCCTTGCAAAGCCAACCTTGTTTTCCAG ATTGATGGAACTATAATGCCACCGGACGGGCCTGACTCATGGCCACAGGGAGTAAGCAAGAGGCAGTGGCTGGTCTTTTACAGGATCAATGGAATGTCAATGCAAGGAGGCGGGTTGATAGAtgggagaggagagaaatggTGGAATCTTCCTTGTAAGCCACACAAA GGAATAAATGGAACAACCATGCCTGGTCCTTGTGACAGCCCAGTT GCCATAAGGTTCTTCATGAGCTCTAACTTGACAGTTCGGGGACTCAGAGTCATGAACAGCCCTCAATTCCATTTCCGATTCGATGGCTGTCGCAACGTCCTCATTGAATCGCTCTCCATCAAGGCGCCATCTCAGAGTCCAAACACGGATGGAATTCATATAGAAAATTCGAATAACGTGGGAATATACAATTCAATGATCTCTAATG GTGACGACTGCGTATCCATTGGAGCCAGTACCTATGACGTCGATATAAGAAACATAACTTGCGGTCCTAGTCATGGAATAAG CATCGGCAGTCTCGGCGTTCGCAACTCCCACGCCTGTGTCTCAAACATCACCGTGACAGATTCCGTGATCAAACACTCGGACAACGGGGTCCGAATCAAGACATGGCAGGGCGGTTCGGGCGCCGTCTCTCACGTGACCTTCAACAACATCCACATGGACACGGTCCGGAACCCAATCATCATCGACCAATACTACTGCCTCGCCAAGAATTGCGCCAATCAAACCTCGGCGGTCTACGTTTCCGACATCTTGTACTCCAACATCAAGGGCACCTATGATGCCCGCAGCCCACCAATGCATTTCGGGTGCAGCGACGCGATCCCATGCACCAACTTGACACTCTCGGACATCGAGCTGCTTCCGGCGCAAGGGCAATTTGTCTTGAACCCATTTTGCTGGAACGCTTATGGAATCATGGAGACACTCACAATCCCACCAGCTATGTGCTTGGTGGAGGGAATGCCAGAGAAGATAATACAGACTGATGTTGATCATTGTTGA